A DNA window from Calliphora vicina chromosome 1, idCalVici1.1, whole genome shotgun sequence contains the following coding sequences:
- the phu gene encoding alkaline phosphatase, with the protein MWLILKNLLIFVLLTYPAVNGGVFVNTVNEDHRMHPMFNFKRDRLHKRAMPLLRFESSKPEEEFSDYWNEVGQNILDKQLESKTRLNTNMAKNVIMFLGDGMSIPTITAGRVYLGGEEKQFSFEKFPYIGLSKTYCANTQVADSACTATAYLGGVKANYGTLGVTAAIELNDCQGQNISEHHVNSIAAWAQAQGMATGLITTTSVTHASPAGIYAHAANRDWENDAEILKTHNDPNVCIDIATQLVHGQVGRNLNVILGGGQEHFLPRHQEPGKRLDGRNLIQEWQQLNGPHAHYVTNKKDLLNLPANTEKIMGLFASNHNPYHLDADPEVIPTLEEMVQVALNLLEKQSQGRGYFLFVEGGRIDHAHHDTLAMKALDETAEFGKAIEFARGNTSLEDTLIVVTSDHSHTMSVAGYSSRKNNIFSVSDGQLALDQLPYATLSYANGPGFENNILKNSAGVKRRNLLETNMKHKNYKFPSTVPLESETHGGDDVAVFASGPFAHLFTGAYEQNFIPHAMGYASCLGTRKTACSDGLHRARY; encoded by the exons atgtggttaatcttaaaaaatttattaatatttgtgtTGTTGACATATCCCGCTGTCAATGGTGGAG tttttgttaataCAGTGAATGAAGATCATCGCATGCATCccatgtttaattttaaacgtgatCGTCTGCATAAACGTGCCATGCCCCTGTTACGTTTCGAGTCTTCCAAGCCCGAAGAAGAATTCTCCGATTATTGGAATGAAGTGGGTCAGAATATTTTGGATAAACAATTGGAGAGTAAGACCAGATTGAATACAAACATGGCTAAAAATGTAATCATGTTTTTGGGTGATGGCATGTCGATACCAACAATAACGGCTGGTCGTGTTTATTTGGGTGGCGAAGAGAAACAATTCTCATTTGAGAAATTTCCCTATATCGGTTTGAGTAAG ACCTACTGTGCCAATACTCAAGTAGCCGATAGTGCCTGCACGGCCACTGCCTATTTGGGTGGTGTTAAAGCCAACTACGGTACTTTGGGTGTCACGGCTGCCATCGAATTGAATGATTGTCAAGGACAAAATATCAGCGAACATCATGTGAATTCCATAGCAGCTTGGGCTCAAGCTCAAGGTATGGCCACCGGTTTAATAACCACCACATCAGTGACTCATGCTTCACCAGCTGGTATTTATGCTCATGCTGCAAATCGTGATTGGGAAAATGATgcagaaatattgaaaactcaCAATGATCCCAATGTTTGCATAGACATAGCCACACAATTGGTGCATGGTCAGGTGGGCAGGAATTTGAATGTTATTTTGGGCGGTGGTCAAGAACATTTTCTACCCAGACACCAAGAGCCAGGGAAACGTTTGGATGGTCGTAATCTCATACAAGAATGGCAACAGTTAAATGGTCCCCATGCACATTATGTAACAAACAAAAAGGATCTTTTGAATTTACCCGCCAACACTGAGAAAATTATGGGTCTCTTTGCCTCCAATCACAATCCCTATCATTTGGATGCTGATCCCGAAGTGATACCTACATTGGAAGAAATGGTGCAAGTGGCCCTTAATCTATTGGAAAAACAAAGTCAAGGTAGAGGTTATTTCCTGTTCGTAGAAGGTGGCAGAATAGATCATGCTCATCATGATACTTTGGCCATGAAGGCTTTAGATGAAACTGCTGAATTTGGTAAAGCCATAGAATTTGCTCGTGGTAACACCAGCCTAGAAGATACTCTTATTGTGGTAACCTCAGATCATTCGCATACCATGTCGGTGGCTGGCTATTCTAGCCGCaagaacaatatttttagtGTTAGTGATGGTCAACTGGCTTTGGATCAGTTGCCGTATGCCACCTTAAGTTATGCCAATGGTCCTGGTTTTGAAAACAACATTCTGAAAAACAGCGCTGGTGTTAAGCGCAGAAATCTATTGGAGACCAATATGAagcataaaaattataaattcccCTCTACTGTGCCTCTGGAATCGGAAACTCATGGTGGTGATGATGTGGCCGTTTTTGCCAGTGGTCCCTTTGCCCATCTTTTCACCGGTGCTTATGAACAGAACTTTATACCCCATGCCATGGGTTATGCCTCGTGTTTGGGCACCAGAAAAACTGCCTGCAGCGATGGTTTACATCGGGCCAGATATTAA